CAGCGCACTGACCGTCATGATCCGCGGATAGAGCTTTTCATAATACCACAGCTTAGAGAAGTAAAAACCGATTGGCGAACATTCGATATGAGAATTTTCCTCGACCCGCCGGCACAGCCAGTCCACCGCTTTTTCCAGGCCTGGGTAGTTTTCTATGCCCTTATTATCGCAGAGTAACCCTTCAATGGCCAGCGAAGTCTCCTCAACACTGCTTTCGTATCGTCCATTGGTGGCATCTTTGACGGCCTGACCACCCCCGAAACCGCCGTCTTCGTTCTGTTGGTTCGCAAGCCAGTTGAGAGCTTTTACCGGAATCTTGGCAGGCTCGAAATCGGGGAAGCCGAGTTCTTCCGTATCCACGGATTCAAACATTGGGAACAGCACCTCGCGGTAATAGCAGAGGACTTTGACCGTCCCGTAGATGGGATTCTCCTCTTCGGGATGATCTTGATTGCCGAACCAAAGTGGTAGCCAACGGTCGTTGTGTTGCTGATCTTGAAGGTAGAGCCAGCCATTGCCAACATTTTTCTGTTGGGTCATTTCCCACGAAAACCAAGCGAATAGGCCTCGCAGTGCATGTGCCGTGATGTCGCTACCACTTCGATCAAAGGGTTGCGTTCCCCAGCCTCGGCAGAATGTTGGCCAGCCACCATCTTTGTTCTGTAAGTCGATCAGCCATTGGCATCCATGGTGGGCTGCTGTGTGGATTTGCTCTTTGGTGGCTTCGTCGAAATCGCCGTGATCGTGGAAATTTCGTAACGCTAAAAGTGCCCCCGGCGTGTCATCAGCATCGGGCACACTGCCACTCAAATCGGTCCAGCCCCAGCCGCCAGGATCTGCCCCGGTAAATGGGTGAATCTCCTTGTTTTGGCAGTCCAAAAGCCACTCAAGACATTCCGACGTGAGGTGCGAGTTGTCGTCTTCCAGTACCGACAATGCATTGATCGACAGCGTAGTGACCCAGGTTGCCAGGTTGGTATCAATGGGCCAGCTTCCGTCAGGGCGAACGCTTTCGCGAATGAAACGGAGGCCGTTCTGGGCAACCTGGCTGTTCGCCCGTCCGGTCGAGGCCAGGCTCATCACGACAAAGCTCGTCAGAGGGATCGCCTCGAGATAGCCGCCACTTTCCGGCTGCATCTTGGTCAGGACCTTGGCGGCCGAGTTGAACGTGGCACCGCGGATCATTCTCATGACCGGGTTCCACGGTTTGTCGTGGAAGTACTTGGCCTGACCGATCGCGACCAACGCCGGAATCGCGTAGCTGACGACCGGTAACTGGATGAACTTGTAAAACGACTGCGGCAGGACGGCGGCCTCGAAGGGGAGGGGAGCGACCTCTTTCCAAGAGACTAATCCGGCGAGCGCATAGTTCGTAAGAATTGGCACCGCAAATGTCTTGTCTTTCCCGTAACGAGCACGCAGACCGGGTATGCCCCCTTTCTTTTCGATGTAGTCATTTGCCGCCGACAGGACACTTGGGTTTTTCTCGGCATCGCTGGTGAGTGTCAGTGCGGCAACGGCCAGCATGGTGGTGGCGATGTTGGAGTAACTCAGATCGGTATCACCCCACCCACCGTCGGTGTTTTGGTGGTCGAGCAGATACTGCACACCCCCACGGATGAGCGACGCATCAGCATCGCTGGATTGTGAGCCATTTCGCAGTGCCAGTTGCAAAGCGCTGACGGCTGTCGCGGTCGAAAGGGCCGATGTGGATAGTTCGCCGATCCAGTGCCCCGACGGGTCTCGCTCGTTGAGGAGATCTTGTTTGGCGATTTCGTAACAGGCGCGAATGCGGGCAAGATCAATCATGCAGACACAATCAGGCAGATGGGCAAGCGGACGAAGGTCCTTGCATCGTAAATGGCATGGCAAAACGTGTCTATCGCCAGCGTGGTTTCCACTGACTTTTGCCGCCTGTTGGGTTAGAATAAATCGCTGCACGTCCCCCTCGATCCCTCCAAGGTATCTGCATGTATTTTCGTCTGGCAAAACGCGCTCTTCTGGAAACGGACAAACGTCTCGTTGCCAAGTTCCTGTGGCTGATGGGCTATAAGGGGCTGCGTAGTGTTCAGAAGCACAAAGCTCGTCTCAAGCGAGGCGAGTTCTTTCCGCCGTTTCTCTATATCTCGGTGATCAACAGCTGCAACCTGCGCTGTCAGGGATGCTGGGTCGATGTTTCGGCGAAGCAGTCGAAGATCGATCTCGATGCGATGGATCGAATGCTGGGCGAAGCCAAGGCGATGGGTAACGCGTTCTTCGGGATCCTCGGCGGCGAACCTTTCATGCACGCGGATATCCTGGAGATCTTCCGCCGGCACCAGGACGCCTACTTTCAGGTCTTCACCAACGGGCACTTCATCACCGACGAAGTCGCCAAGGAACTTCGTAAGCTGGGCAACGTTACGCCGCTGATCAGCATCGAAGGGACCGAGATTATCAGCGATGTCCGCCGTGGCCGTGGTGGCGTGTATAGCAAGTCGATGGAAGGGATTCACAACTGCATCAACAACAAGCTGCTGACCGGCGTGTGTACCAGCTTGTGTCAGTCGAACTTCGACGATCTGCTGCGCGAAGAATGGATCGACCGGCTGATCGAAATGGGGGTCTTCTACTGCTGGTATCACGGTTACCGCGTGGTTGGGCCGGTGCCGAATCCTGATCTGGCGTTGACCCCAGAGCAGCAACTGGCGGTGCGAAAGTTTGTCGTCGAGATGCGCACGAAAAAGCCGATTGCCATTATCGATGCTTACCACGATGCCGACGGAAACGCACTTTGTCCGGCGGCAACCGGGTTCACGCATCACATCAGTCCGTATGGCGATATCGAGCCTTGTCCCGTAATTCAATTCGCGAAGGAATCGATTCACGATGAACGTCCACTGCGTCAGGTGTTTAACGAGTCGGAGTACCTGCGTGATTTCCGTGAACTGGCGGCTAAGAATACCCGCGGCTGCATCATCTTAGAGCGGCCCGATCTTCTGGGTGACTTTGCCCGTCAGCATGAAGCGAAAGATACCACCGTGCGCGGCGAAGCTTATCAAGAGCTCGACGTCCTTAAGTCGAATCCATCGCAATACAATCCCGGCAATGAAATACCCGAGAAGAGTTGGGTCTATTGGCTGTTGAAGAAATATGCCTTCCACGACTATGGGGCATACAAGAAGAACTTCAATATCGAGAACTGGCAGCCAACGATTCACCAAGGCGAGACCTCTTCGCCTGCGGTACCAGATAACCTCGTGCAGCTGGAGGTCGATTCGTCGAGCAAGGCGTGAATTCGTTGAATGTCCGGTAAATTCCCACTAAACTAAAGTTGTTTTGTGGACGACAGGCGTAGCCAGATTTTCAGCGATTGCCTCGACCTTTTCTCCAGCCATCGGAAATCTCCATGCGTCTCGCTACCTGCCTGATTGTTCTTATGCTGGGTTCAGCCTTATACGGGCAAGACCCTTCCAAGCTTCCCCATGGCGAGCATTTGCCGGGCGTCGATAACGTTCTGAAGGTGACACCGCATGTCGTCAGCGGCAGTCAGCCGCACGGCGAAGAGGGATTCAAAACGTTGAAATCGCTGGGCATCGACGTGATTGTCTCGGTCGATGGGGCCACGCCAGATATCGAAAATGCCCGTAAGTATGGCATGCGGTACGTGCATGTGCCGATTGGCTACGACGGCATTTCGGATGAGGCCCAGGCGGCACTCAAACGCGTGATGAAAGACTTTCAACAGGACAAGATCTTCTTCCATTGCCATCACGGCAAGCATCGAGGCCCGGCGGCCGCGGCCGTTGCTTGTTACGAATCGGGTGATCTATCGCAGAACCAGGCCCTCGACTTCATGCGCAGTGCCGGCACCAGTTCTGACTACGGTGGACTGTGGAAAGAGATAACCGAGTTCAAACCCATTCCGATCACGACCGAGCTTCCCATGCTGGTCGAAGTTGCCGAGGTGGAATCGGTTGCGGCTGCGATGGCCAAGCTCGACCGCATCTATGACGAGCTGGTTCTGTGCGAAAAAGCCGCTTGGAAAGCACCTCCCGAGCACGCCGACCTCGATCCCACTCAACAGGCCTTGCTATTGCAAGAAGGGTTGCATGAAACTGGGCGGCTACTTGGCGAAGACCAATACGATGCCAAGTTTCGTAAGATGCTGGCCGAATCGGAAGCCCTCGGCAAAACGCTGAAGCAGCAGATCGAAGCTGGCCAACAGTCGGAAGCCAGCAAGACGCTTAAAGCAGTCAAAGCGTCTTGCTCGGCCTGTCATCACGACTATCGCAACTAGCGAGATCTGCCCGAAGTACTTTCGGTCTCGATCTTGACCATGTTCAGGACTCCCTTTTGGGCATCGAGTTCAAACTTGAACTGCCCCAGGAAGCTCATCCCCAAGAGGGGAGCGGCGTTGACGGCCGTAGGACTAAGGACCGCACACTCAACGTCTTTCACCGTGAACTTGCCAACGCGAACCAAGGGAATGGTTTTCAGGTTGGCTTTAATCTGGCTGCCGTCGGCTAGTTCCAGAATGATTTCGGGGTCTTCCGAGGTCACCTCGATTCCGCACTTGGCTGCCATCTGAAAGGGTAAGCTGATCAGGCTGGCACCGGAATCGACGTGCATTTCGACGTTGTGTTCTCCGTTGAGAACCACCGAGACCATCATCGCGTTTCCACCATCGTCTCGCAGCGGAATCTCTTCCGACAGAATCGAATCTTCCATCGACTTCAGTCGGATCAATGCGCTCTTGAAAGCTGTCGAGGCACCCAGCTCGAAACTGTTTTCAGAGCTGCTATTGAGCTTGCTGACCGTTTCCTTGACCGCGGGATCGGCGGCAAGTTCGGCATAACGATTGTTGATTGAATCCGCCAGTTTTCTCAGCCCGAGGACGTGTTCAATGTAATCCTCGCGGGCTTTGCTGGCCTCGGCTCTGGCGTTCTTCGACGCCTTTTCCATCTCGGTCAATTGTTGCTCCAACAATCGAATCTGAGCGACATTGGCATTGATGGCACCGACCAGTCGATTATTTAACGTGATGTCGCCGGGGCCAAGCTGGGTCAGCTGAGCATTGAACTGAACGTTGGCCTGCGTCATTCCCGTGATTCGTCCCCGAATCATTTCTTCCTGCTGTTTGATGGTTGCCAGCTCTTTGTCTTTCGTGAACAGGGCTCGCTTTAGTTTGCTTGAGTCTTTTTCCTCTTTGCTGAACTTCGTTTCATCGTCGAGAATCAAACCGCGGCTCAAGGCACGCAGGCCTTTGGCTTCGAGCGCCTTCGTAGGGGATTCATCCATCGCGGCATCAGGGGCCGAGCCCGGCTGAGACTTGAGGAACTCTTGGTCTTCGGTACTGAGCCGGTTTAGTGGAACGGTAATGACCTGTCCATCAGCCCGCTTCAGGGCGACTTTATCGCCGTCAACTTTGACCAGTTCGGCTTCGACGGTGTAGCCACCATCAGAACTCTTCCACGTACGGGCCGATGCAATCGAGGTAACAGCTAGTAAGAATATGACTGTCAGCGACATCAATGCTTTAATTGGCATGACGACTTCTCCCTGCCTTGCAGAATACGACCAGGTCAGTCTGGTCGATGGTGAGAATAGTGAATTGATAAGAACAGATTGGCAGAGCGAGTATAGTCCAACCACATGAACGAGGCAAACTCATTTGGGGGGTTAAACAGGCCGGATTGGCCCCCCAACCGTGTTAAGTCCCTGAGAAGGCTTGCTTTAGATATCTAGCTCGTCTACGGCATCGATCAGGTCGTCGAGTTCGTCTTTTGCGCGATCGTCCTTTTCGGCCTGACGCTTGGGGACCCCCACGGCCTCACCGACCGCCTCGCGGCCTGCCAGGAGAAGCTGTTCGTCTCGCTCGCGGACGGCCGTATCGAGCGACTTTTCGTCTTCCTGCGGCTTGCCAAATAGCTGCGATAGATCGATCTTCAATCCACCCCCAGCCACTTCATCGCTTCCGGCGATCGTGGGCGTTTTATGCTGTGGGAAGATGATCGCGTTTTCCGGGCACACGCGGCTGCATGCTGGACAGCCTTTGCGGCAGTTGTCTGGCATTTCGACCAGAATGGTCTCGACACCGTCGACGCCATACACGCCGAACAGGCAGAAGTCGATGCATTCCATGCAATTGGTGCAGCGGCTGTAGTCGATCACGGGGTACCAGCGACGCGTGGCATCTTCTTCGATGCGCAGCGGCTCGATCGCTTTCGGCGCTTCGAGTTCTCCGCCTTCTTTCAGGGCAGTATCGTTCGTCGGATTGGCAACGCGGGCTAACTGCTGTGGAGTAGGAGAAGGTGCTACTCCAAGTCCGCCCAACTGAACGACCTGGGTCGAGATCTCCTTCTGGATCCGTTTGACTTCGTCGACAAATTCTTCGACGTTGTTGGAAACGCGAAGGTCGATGCAGTAGATGAACCGGTTAGGCAGCGGGCGGTTCTCGATAACGCGCAGCTTGTCTTCGTCAGCCGGTTCGTCATCCAGCAGGTCGTCTTCGTCTTCGTCCGTTTCATGCACCAGCAAGGTCGTCCCTTCCTTGCCACGGATGTTGTTCCGGTCGAGGGTCCAGCGAGTGGCACGTTCGTACAGCCAAGAGATCACCACGAAATCGGTGGTGATCGCTTGCAGCCCCATGATCCCAGGGCCGTCCGCCTTCAAGTCGTATAGATGCGGAACGATCGTGACCTCGATACCAGGCTCAAACAGAAGCGACGCAACGATATCCTCTTCTAGCTTGCGCTTGGCAGGGTTGTTGCTTTGGCCTTGGCTGACGACGACCGTCAAACGTTTGGGCATGGGGTTACTCGTTCAGTTGTCCCTTGATGGTCCGCTGGGTGATTTCCCAGACCGACGCAAGGTGCTCGATATATTGGTGCGGGTCGAGCAGCTTTTCGCCGCTCCCTTCAATCTCGTAGAGCCATCCTTCGCCGTACATATCGACGTTAATCCGCGAAGGGTCGCTCATCAACTCGGGGTTCAACCGCGCCAGAACACCGGGAATGGGGGGGTAGAGCTCACTTTCGGCTTTGCTGCTTTCAATAAAGCCGATCTCTTGACCTTCGGCAATTGTAGCACCTTCGTCAACCTGCCATTCCAGGAAATAGACATCCTGGAGCAAACGCACGGCGTAAGCAGAAAACCCGAAACGGTATGCATTTCCGCTTCGGGTTGCCCAACAGTGGTTTTTGGCATATTGCCGGTCGGTGGGGAAGCGGGCCTCGAACTTCCCCATCATGAAGACCAACTCGTCGCTCATTAGGTGTACCGCACCCCTTGGAACTGCGGTTCAAAGAACGGCGGCAGCAGACCATCAGCACGCAGCAAGCCGTCTCGCGTTAGTTCGATGCGGTCGCCGTTGACGGTGACAAAGCCTTCTTCCTGATACTGCTTCCAGATGTCCGACCATTTGTCGAGGATCTCGACCCCAAACTTTTGGCGGAAGTAGTCGGCATCCAGGTAACCGCGTTTGAGCAGCAAGATCGTCTCGCGGATGAGCAGCTGCTCCGGCGTCGGACGATAGGCCCGCTTCAGGGGAAGTTCTCCCTTGTCGAGCAAGGTGCCGGTGTAGTCGGCCCACTCGGTCTTGTTCTGGTAGTGAATTCCGCTGATGTGTCCGAAACTAGCCACGCCGGTGGCGAGCAAGTCGCTACCACCGAAGAGGTTGTCGCGGTAGCTGAAGTTCACCTTCGTAGGATCTTTAACCATGGTGTAGGCGCTGCTGACGCTGTAGCCTGCTTTGGCTAGTTCGTCGAACGCATAACTAACCCAGGCCCGCTTCATGGGCCAATCGGCAACTGGTGTCTCGATCTTGTTCCCCAGGATGTCCTGCGAGTAGACCGTATTGAACGGCAGTTCCATCTGGTAGATGGTTACGCTCTCAGGCGAGAACTCGAGGACCTTTTTGATGTTCTCTTTCCACGTGTCCCACGTTTCGCCCACCATGCCGGCGATCAGGTCGATGTTGACGTTGGGGAACTTGGCGGCTTCGATCCATTCCCAGGCGGTGTAAACCTCTTTGGAAAGGTGAGCCCGTCCGTTTTCTTCCAGGATGTGATCGAAGAAGTTCTCGACGCCCAGGCTCAACCGGGTAACACCCATATCGCGAAGCGCTTTCACTTTCGATTCACGCAGCGTACCAGGCTCGCACTCGAAGGTGACTTCTTCGGCCTGGTCCCAGCTGATGCTCGTTCGCAGTCGATCTTCCAGACGCTTGAGCTGTTTTGGGCTAAGAAACGACGGCGTCCCCCCCCCAAAGTAAACGAAGCGGAACGGTCGTCCCCCCATCGCTTCGGTCTGGCTGACCAGTTCGATTTCCTTCACCAGGGCCGAGACATATGTTTCGACTTCCTGCGAATTTTTGTCGGTGTAAACGCGGAAGTAACAGAACTTGCAGCGTTTGCGGCAGAACGGAACGTGTAGATACAAACCCAGCGGCACGCCTTCGCGGGGCGCGGAATGCATCGCCGTATTGAGATCGTCGGCGTACTCCTCGCTCCACTGCGAGAACGGCGGATAGTTGGAAATGAAGTAACTACCGACTTCGGTCTTCGTGGAATCGGTGGCCATGAATCAATCTTGCTTTCTGCTAAAGGTAACCTGCCGATGGCCGGCATTAGCGAAAGGGTGCTCTATTTTTTGTCGGCGAAGCAGTACAACACGCCTCGCTCGGTGGCAATCAGCAGGCATCCGTTCGACACCGCCGGGCCTGCGGGGAAGCCGCTCTTGGCCTCGTATTGCCAAACTTCTTTGCCGGTATTCAGGTCGACGGCGCGAACGCGGCTATCGGCCGAACCGAAGTAAACACGCTCTCCGGCGACAACCGGAGAGCTGTTGATCTTACCTCGGGCTTTGAACGTCCATTGCTCTTTTCCCGTCTCACGATCCAACGAAACGAGGTTCTTACTGAACGAACCAAACACGACGCGATCAGGCAGTACCGCCGCGCTGGCTCGGATCTGTTGTCGGTTCCTATCGTCTTGAAACTGCCAGACGACCTTCAAGTCTTTCCAGTTGATCGCGAAGAACGAACCCGCTTCGGTACCGAAGTACGCGACATCATCGCGCACGGCCGGTGCGGAACCGGTCGGGCCGTCGATGGGCACCGTGCCGAGCGGTTCTCCTTTATCCAAATCGATCACGTGCAGCTTGCTGTCGCAACCGGCAACGAATCCCCGATTGGAAACGACCGTTGGCATGCAGCGGATTTGATCGTCGATCTGAACTTTCCAGGCCAGCTTTCCATCTTCTTTATTCAAGCAATACAGATTGGCATCTTGCGAGCCGATCAGGATTTTGTCTTGGTAGAAGTTGACGCTGCCGTTGATTTCCAGGCCGGTTTCAAATTTCCAAAGAAGCTTGCCATCGTCGGCATTCAGGCAGTGCAGCACTCCGTCGATATCGCCAACGTAGATTCGACCTTCGCGATAGGCAGGTGAACCCATGAACCCGGAAAGCTGATCGACGTTTCCTTCATAAGTCCAGACTTTCGATCCATCCTCAAGCTTCACCGCGTAGACGCGACCGTCGAGGTCGCCGATGTACACGATCCCATCGACGACGATCGGCGTGGCCTCGAAGGCACCATTGTCGATTTCCAGCTTCCACCGGACGTCCAGGTTGTCGGAGAGAGTTTCATGCGAGACACCCTGAGCGAGGGCATTACCGCGATACAAGGGCCAGTCCGCGCGCAGCTGAGCGACGGCAACCCATGCGAAGAGCATCGCGGTCAGCAGATTCGTCAGTCTGGATTTCATGGCGGAATCCTTGAAAGTGGGGCCGGCGGAAGGAAGTTCCCTCATTTTACTCAAAGGTCTCGGCCAAGGCACATCACAGGGGGATTACTGCAACGCCGACCGGTAGAGCTTCGAGAACTCGTCTGCATCGACATCGCGGGGATTGAAGTGCCCGGTCCACTGCTTGGCGGCGTCGGCGGAAAGGGTATCGAGCTTTTCGCCGTTGATCGACAATTGATTCAAGTTGGTTGCCAGTCCTGCGGCATCGACCCAGCTTTGCACGAGGTTTGCTAAGCCCTCGGCACCTTGATCGGGTGATGGGTAGTTGGGCAAATCGACCGGAATGGAAAGCAAGTCTTGGTATAGCTCGTTGAAGGCTTCGCCGTTGTAGCGAATGACCGAGGGAAGCATGACACCGACGGCTTGCCCGTGCACCACGCCGTAGTGGGCGGTCAAAGGATTGGCCAGGGCATGGGCCGCACCGAGCATGGAGTTTTCGATCGCCAGACCGGCGAAACAGGCCCCTAACTGCATTGCGCCTCGCGCTTCGACATCCTCAGGATTGCTGAGCACGCGGGTAAAATTACCGGCCAATAGTCGCCATGCTTCGCGGCTAAAGCTCAGGCTCACTTCGTTGCGCTTCTTCGTAACGAACGTTTCCAAGGCGTGACTGATCGCATCGATCCCCGTCAGGGCCGTCACCTTTTGTGGCTGAGTTACAGTCAGTTTCGGGTCGAGCAAAGCGATTCGGCAGGCCGCTTTTTTATCGCCGCAGGCCATTTTGACGTGCGTCTGAGCGTCGGTAATCAGGGCAAACGATTGCGCTTCACTGCCGGTTCCGGCCGTGGTGGGAACGGCGATCATCGGAAGCATCTCTTGGGTGGCCTTGCCGACTCCCCAATAGTCCTTCATCTCTCCGCCGTTGGTCAGCAGGAAGTTGATTCCTTTGGCGCAGTCCATCGCACTGCCGCCACCTAGCCCCACGATCAGCTCAGGCTGATGCTGCTGGGCGAATGCCACGCCACGGGCGACGTTTTCGGTCGAAGGATTTTCCTGCACGCCGTCAAACAGAAACGCCTCGACGCCAGCCGATTCCAGGCATTCGATTCCGCGCTGCGTATGCCCCGCGTGGATGACTCCAGGATCGCTGACCACAAGCGCTCGCTTCGCGCCGAGCTCGATGGCCAGTTCGCCGAGCCGCTGTAGGCTGTCCGGACCAAACACAATCCGTGTGCGTGGCTGGAAGTCGAATGGAATCATGCCTCGGGATCCTGTTTCGTGCCGGTGCCCTCTCTTCTGTCCGCGCTCAGAGAGATAGGGTAAAGGGCAGCTGCGTGCCCGCATTTCCCCTTGCCCTGTTCCCATTCCCAAACGGGAGAGAAGGCAGAAGCAAGGGGCAGTCTCTCTCGAATACTACGATGCTGCGACTTGAACCGGAGCCGATTGATAGGCTCGGCTGCGGAAGAGGAACTCGATGATGTTTCCTTCGTGCGGTTGCAGCCAATCGACCTTGTGGGTCGGGATCGGACCGATGTTCAGGCGATCGATGTGCGTCGCGTTGACCAGTTGGCGGGCAAATTCTTCGTTGCCGGTGATCGCCGTGCAGATCAGCGAGTATCCCATTTTCTTGATCATCTCTTCCTGTGGGCATTCGACCACTGAGACGAACGGGAACATGTATTCCTTGCTGGCGACCTGCTTCTCTGGATTTTCCGCGTGCACGACCATCGGCTTGAGGTAATCGCAGCGTTCCATTTGAATCAATCGTTCGCCGTACGGCGCGGTAAAGTCGGTCACGCCATCTTCAGCGAGGTCGGACTCGATCATGCCCCACACAGCCGGAGCCATGCCTGGCATGGTGAACGCAGCCAATGCGGCTTCGTCGTCGGTAGGGTCTTTGATTTCGGTCGGACCGATCTTTTCGGCAATCGCCTGAGCGATTTCCTTCGTGTGACGCGAAGCCCAGATGCCAGAAGCATTAATGCAGCTACGTCCGCTGTTAGCGAAAACGCTCTGCACCATCAGGTCCAAGTACTGCGGCCAATCATCCACCACGTCGTCGGCTAGCAGGATCTTGCTGAAGCCTGGGCCGTGTGGCTGGACCTTTGGGTTGCCAGCGTACTGATCGATGGTCTGCTGGCCGCCGAAGACCATTGCTCGATCGACCGACGAGAGCAGGGCGGAGCCTACGTCCCCACCAGCACCGGGATACAAGCTGAATGCTTCGGCTGGCAGGCCAGCTTCGACCATGGCAGAGAA
Above is a window of Blastopirellula marina DNA encoding:
- a CDS encoding aldehyde dehydrogenase family protein; amino-acid sequence: MLNIPAIRWGKPYDSLEKEDVVHFRTGEPIAQLSQVGGGLLKRDMRKAQSARDALLQFSPEEILDKLAVAGKLFVEADLPIGDGSQTPEAFVHAQSASTGLPEHMCRANMQKNAFVLQNMPKILDSLTRGLDLNILARGYGKEPGRDVMLSYQVQSPVLGAVLPSNSPGVHTLWLPAVALQLGLVLKPGGKEPWTPYRIFSAMVEAGLPAEAFSLYPGAGGDVGSALLSSVDRAMVFGGQQTIDQYAGNPKVQPHGPGFSKILLADDVVDDWPQYLDLMVQSVFANSGRSCINASGIWASRHTKEIAQAIAEKIGPTEIKDPTDDEAALAAFTMPGMAPAVWGMIESDLAEDGVTDFTAPYGERLIQMERCDYLKPMVVHAENPEKQVASKEYMFPFVSVVECPQEEMIKKMGYSLICTAITGNEEFARQLVNATHIDRLNIGPIPTHKVDWLQPHEGNIIEFLFRSRAYQSAPVQVAAS